GGTCACAACACATCTGGGATTCTCCTTTTTAATAGAGTTTATTATGTGCCTGAACGGAAACCTTGAAATTTTTTTGAGTACAAGGCGTAAGGAAAATTTAAACCTGAAAATTTGCGGTTTCGATTGGGCACTATTTACCCATGGACCGGATGAGGCTGTTAAAACCCTCAATTGTTTTTTTTCTGATTCGGTATCCGGTCTTGCCTTCCTTTTCCACTGTCACATTCAGGGTCTGGGACAGGACCGAGAGAATTCGCACCGGGTCATTTTCTTTTTTGAGCTGAAAGACCCCTGAAATGGCAAAATTTGCGGCATCCGGCTCGCAGCGTATAGTGCCGTTGTGGTATCGGGATAACTCTATGGCAAACCTGGCCAGAGACATATTTTTCACCACCAGAGTTCCTTTGACCCATGCCCCCGGTTCAAGTACCGGTTGGTGCTCTGCCCTGGGGCCTTGGTCCGGGCCGGCATCGACCATGAAGGTCTGCCCGGCCAATACCTGGACGGTTTTTTCAGACTTTTTCAGGGGATGGATATTGACCTGGCCCTGGGCAACGTAAACCTGGGTCCCCGTTTTGGAGCGTCGAAGGTTGAACCGGGTGCCCACTGCCTCAAATCTGGCATCGGGCGAGGCTACCCAAAAGGGTCTTTTGCTGCCAAGCCCTTCTGAATCCATTCCGGTTTCCACAAAGATTTCCCCTGAGGTGAGCTGGATTTCCCGTACATCCCTGGAAAAAAGAATGTATATTTGGGAGGCGGTGTTTAAAAAGATGCGGCTGTCGTCAGGCAGACAGATGGTCCGACGCTGCCCTTTAAGTGTGACATGGGGTTGACGGATTTGACGCTTTGGCCGAAGGAAAGGCAACTGCCGGATACCATAGCCCAGTCCAATACAAAGGCCCCCCAGGATAATAGTTTTTACCACCCGGCGCCTGGCCTTGAGGCGGCTCAACTGTTCCGGGGCCTTTTCCAGGGTGCTGTGGGCCAGGCCAGCCAAGTTTTGGGGAATCTGTTCAAATTCCCGGTCAATGACGCCTATGGCCTGCCATGCGGTTTCATGGCGATCGTCTTCCATACGCCATGCCCTGCAGGCCTCCCGGTCCCTGTGGTCCGCCTGTCCCGATTCCAGCTTCACCGCCCAGGCAATCGCTTGGTTCAGGATATGGTCGGGCAGTCTGTCAGTCACGGGACACCCTGAGGCAGTGGCGCATGGCGGTTGCCATGTATTTTTCTACAGAACTTGTGCTGACCTGAAGTCGTTCGGCAATCTGGACATAAGTCAGTCCCTCAAGCCGGGAGAGCAGGAACGCAGTCCGAATCTTTGGGCTCAACCCTTCCAGAGCCCTGTCTATACGATTCAGGGTTTCCAGAAACAAGACACGGGTTTCAGGGGAAATCTCCACGGGGCTTTCCATGGCTGCCAGCCGTTCACAATAGGCCGCCTCCACCGCCCTGCGCCGGAACAGATCAATCATCATCCCCCGGGCGATGACGGAGAGCCATTTTCTGGGGGTCCGCATATTCTTGAGCTTACCCGGCTTGGCCAGCAGCCTTAAAAAAGTATCCTGGGCCAGATCCGCAGCATCATACCGGCAACCCAACCGCCGGTACAACCAGTTAATCAACCAGTTGTTATGGGAGAGGTAGAGGGCTTCAACACGGAGGATCGGATCATGGTTCACAGTATAGTGCCTTTCCCGGATGTTCGGACGTACAGAGGGTTCAAGTCGTGCCCGATATGCTGTGT
The DNA window shown above is from uncultured Desulfobacter sp. and carries:
- a CDS encoding FecR domain-containing protein, giving the protein MTDRLPDHILNQAIAWAVKLESGQADHRDREACRAWRMEDDRHETAWQAIGVIDREFEQIPQNLAGLAHSTLEKAPEQLSRLKARRRVVKTIILGGLCIGLGYGIRQLPFLRPKRQIRQPHVTLKGQRRTICLPDDSRIFLNTASQIYILFSRDVREIQLTSGEIFVETGMDSEGLGSKRPFWVASPDARFEAVGTRFNLRRSKTGTQVYVAQGQVNIHPLKKSEKTVQVLAGQTFMVDAGPDQGPRAEHQPVLEPGAWVKGTLVVKNMSLARFAIELSRYHNGTIRCEPDAANFAISGVFQLKKENDPVRILSVLSQTLNVTVEKEGKTGYRIRKKTIEGFNSLIRSMGK
- a CDS encoding sigma-70 family RNA polymerase sigma factor, which codes for MNHDPILRVEALYLSHNNWLINWLYRRLGCRYDAADLAQDTFLRLLAKPGKLKNMRTPRKWLSVIARGMMIDLFRRRAVEAAYCERLAAMESPVEISPETRVLFLETLNRIDRALEGLSPKIRTAFLLSRLEGLTYVQIAERLQVSTSSVEKYMATAMRHCLRVSRD